Proteins co-encoded in one Christiangramia fulva genomic window:
- a CDS encoding DUF3810 domain-containing protein, with the protein MRKKSTLLLAIFLPIQILVIKLISGHPLLVEDYYSNGLYPVISKVMRFSLGFIPFSLGDFLYAAFVILIIRWLIKLIRSRFRNPKQWIPQALASLSIVYFCFHLFWGLNYYRLPLHESLKIENDYTTEDLIRLTESLIAESNQLHTQIMHNDTLKVPFDFTKNELFKMTINGYDHLEKEFPHLGYHGHALKRSLYSIPLTYMGFNGYLNPLTNEAQVNTIIVPYKIPTTASHEIGHQLGYAKENEANFIACLATMNHPNIYFRYSGYTFALSYCLSELNRRQPGIVKEMTNKLHPGILKNYREVNEFWLEHQNPFEPLFQATYNRYLIVNNQAGGMKSYSYVVALLVNYLNMDED; encoded by the coding sequence GTGAGAAAAAAATCTACTTTACTGCTGGCCATTTTTCTGCCAATCCAGATCCTGGTAATTAAACTAATTTCCGGGCACCCGCTACTGGTGGAAGATTATTATTCTAATGGCCTCTATCCGGTGATTTCTAAAGTAATGCGCTTTAGCCTGGGTTTTATTCCATTTTCACTGGGTGATTTCCTGTACGCCGCTTTTGTCATTTTAATTATCAGGTGGCTCATTAAACTCATTCGGAGCAGGTTCAGAAATCCGAAACAATGGATTCCGCAAGCTCTCGCCTCTCTTTCTATTGTTTATTTTTGTTTTCATCTTTTCTGGGGATTGAATTATTATCGGCTTCCTCTGCATGAAAGTCTGAAGATCGAAAATGACTACACCACAGAAGATCTCATCAGACTTACCGAATCACTTATAGCAGAATCTAATCAACTGCATACCCAGATCATGCACAATGATACGCTGAAAGTTCCCTTTGATTTTACCAAAAATGAGCTTTTTAAAATGACCATTAACGGTTATGATCATCTTGAAAAAGAATTTCCGCACCTCGGTTATCATGGTCATGCATTAAAACGTTCGCTTTACAGTATCCCGCTGACCTATATGGGCTTCAACGGCTACCTTAACCCGCTCACAAACGAAGCCCAGGTAAATACCATTATCGTTCCTTATAAAATTCCAACCACAGCAAGTCATGAAATTGGGCATCAACTGGGATATGCCAAAGAAAATGAAGCCAATTTCATCGCGTGTCTCGCCACGATGAACCATCCAAATATTTACTTCAGGTACTCTGGATATACCTTTGCTCTTAGCTATTGCCTGAGTGAATTGAACCGGCGGCAACCCGGTATTGTAAAAGAAATGACCAATAAACTCCATCCCGGAATTCTTAAAAATTACCGGGAAGTAAATGAGTTCTGGCTTGAACATCAAAATCCTTTTGAGCCTCTTTTTCAGGCCACTTACAATCGCTATCTAATAGTAAATAATCAGGCCGGGGGAATGAAAAGCTACAGCTATGTGGTAGCACTTTTAGTAAACTATTTAAACATGGATGAGGATTAA
- a CDS encoding aminoacyl-histidine dipeptidase gives MNEEIRTLQPKELWNKFADLNAVPRPSKKEERVIEFIKNFGNKLNLPTEVDAIGNVVIRKPATKGLENRKKVVLQAHLDMVHQKNNDTRFDFDKQGIEMYVDGDWVRAKGTTLGADNGLGVATMMAILESDKIDHPAIEALFTIDEETGMTGAKGLDPNILEGDILLNLDTEEDDEIGIGCAGGVDVTAKMEYEEEKVPESYRFYEIKVKGLMGGHSGMDIIKGLANANKLMNRLLINTSDYKLRISEIDGGGLRNAIPRESVAKFALPETEEESFRKEFDKRATEIKNEYASLEPNMAISLNRIASQEKVMNLETQERILKALAAAHNGVYRMSPDIEDLVETSNNIANVTIREGQAEVKCLTRSSVESTKDDLAGSLKAAFELAGFEVNLSGEYPGWAPNMDSPILKTLDELYQKMNGEKADIAACHAGLECGIIGSHYPEMDMISFGPTIRGAHSPDERASISSAQKYWKFLLEVLKNIPKK, from the coding sequence ATGAATGAAGAAATAAGAACCCTCCAACCTAAGGAACTATGGAACAAATTCGCAGATTTGAATGCGGTACCAAGACCTTCAAAAAAGGAAGAAAGGGTTATAGAGTTCATAAAGAATTTTGGAAATAAACTCAATCTTCCTACTGAAGTTGATGCAATAGGAAATGTGGTTATTCGCAAACCGGCAACCAAAGGTTTAGAGAACCGCAAAAAAGTTGTACTCCAGGCTCATCTTGACATGGTTCACCAAAAAAATAACGATACCCGTTTCGATTTTGACAAACAGGGAATAGAAATGTATGTAGATGGTGACTGGGTGCGTGCAAAAGGAACCACTCTTGGTGCTGATAATGGGCTGGGAGTAGCCACCATGATGGCAATTTTGGAAAGTGATAAAATAGATCACCCGGCTATCGAAGCTCTTTTCACTATTGATGAAGAAACCGGAATGACCGGTGCAAAAGGCCTGGATCCAAATATCCTGGAAGGAGATATTCTTCTGAATTTGGACACCGAAGAAGATGACGAGATAGGAATTGGATGTGCCGGTGGCGTAGATGTTACCGCAAAAATGGAATATGAAGAGGAAAAAGTTCCTGAAAGTTACCGCTTTTATGAGATCAAAGTAAAAGGATTGATGGGTGGTCATTCAGGAATGGATATCATCAAAGGCCTGGCAAATGCCAATAAACTCATGAACCGCCTTCTGATCAATACTTCAGATTATAAGCTGAGAATTTCTGAAATTGATGGTGGTGGTTTACGAAACGCCATTCCGAGGGAAAGTGTGGCGAAATTTGCTCTTCCCGAAACAGAAGAAGAAAGTTTCAGAAAAGAATTTGATAAAAGAGCAACAGAGATCAAAAACGAATATGCCTCCCTGGAACCAAATATGGCTATCAGCCTTAACAGGATCGCTTCTCAAGAAAAGGTAATGAACCTGGAGACTCAGGAAAGGATTCTGAAAGCGCTTGCCGCAGCTCATAATGGCGTTTATCGAATGAGTCCCGATATTGAGGATCTCGTGGAGACTTCAAATAATATCGCGAATGTTACGATCAGGGAGGGGCAGGCTGAGGTCAAATGCCTTACCAGAAGTTCAGTTGAATCTACCAAAGATGATCTTGCGGGTTCCCTTAAAGCCGCTTTCGAGTTGGCTGGATTTGAGGTAAATCTTTCCGGTGAGTATCCGGGCTGGGCACCGAATATGGATTCTCCAATTCTGAAAACTCTGGATGAACTGTATCAAAAAATGAACGGCGAAAAAGCCGATATTGCCGCCTGTCATGCGGGTCTTGAATGCGGAATTATAGGAAGTCATTATCCTGAAATGGATATGATCTCTTTCGGGCCTACCATCCGGGGAGCACATTCGCCCGATGAAAGAGCAAGTATCTCTTCGGCACAAAAATACTGGAAGTTCTTACTGGAAGTATTGAAGAATATTCCGAAGAAGTAA
- a CDS encoding peptidylprolyl isomerase, producing MKTKSIFLVLLTVITLFSCKEEYPDLNDGLYAEFNTSMGPIVAELYYKEAPMTVANFVSLAEGNNKMVDSAYKDKKYYDGLIFHRVIDGFVIQGGDPTGTGSGGPGYKFPDEFSDSLSHNAKGILSMANAGPGTNGSQFFITLAPTPNLDKRHTVFGKVVKGLDVVDAIGKVETGPNDRPTKDVTIKEVNIIRKGKDAKDFDASKVFENQLQKREEEKAEREKEQQAFRDQKAEELNQLEAKADSLDSGLKIYFEKKGEGPKPKNGQQVQVSYEGYFEDGTLFDTSDPGLAKEANIFNEQRAAMNQYGPMTVNYGPDAPMIPGFKEALQQMKIGDKAVVWIPSELGYGQRGAGGIIPPNTDLVFRLEMLGTADSDSQKK from the coding sequence ATGAAAACAAAAAGCATTTTTTTAGTACTATTAACGGTAATTACACTGTTTTCCTGTAAAGAGGAATATCCTGATCTCAACGATGGATTGTATGCCGAATTCAATACTTCCATGGGGCCAATAGTGGCGGAATTATATTATAAAGAAGCACCCATGACCGTGGCGAATTTCGTTTCCCTGGCTGAAGGCAATAACAAAATGGTCGATAGCGCTTACAAAGACAAAAAATATTATGATGGTTTAATTTTCCATCGTGTCATTGACGGCTTCGTTATCCAGGGAGGAGATCCTACCGGCACCGGAAGCGGCGGACCGGGTTATAAGTTCCCTGATGAATTCAGCGACAGCCTGAGCCATAATGCCAAAGGAATCTTATCTATGGCCAATGCAGGACCTGGCACTAACGGCAGCCAGTTTTTTATTACCCTTGCTCCTACTCCAAATCTTGACAAAAGGCATACTGTTTTCGGAAAAGTGGTAAAAGGCCTCGATGTGGTAGATGCCATAGGAAAAGTGGAAACCGGTCCTAATGACCGCCCCACAAAAGATGTCACCATCAAGGAAGTCAATATCATCAGAAAAGGGAAAGATGCTAAAGATTTCGATGCATCAAAAGTTTTTGAAAATCAGCTTCAGAAAAGAGAAGAAGAAAAAGCGGAAAGAGAAAAAGAACAGCAGGCTTTTAGGGATCAAAAAGCTGAAGAACTCAATCAGCTCGAAGCAAAAGCCGATTCCCTGGATAGCGGATTAAAGATTTATTTTGAGAAAAAAGGTGAAGGCCCAAAACCCAAAAACGGTCAGCAGGTACAAGTTTCGTATGAAGGCTATTTTGAAGACGGAACACTTTTCGATACCAGTGATCCTGGACTTGCTAAAGAAGCCAATATTTTTAACGAACAAAGGGCGGCGATGAACCAATATGGCCCAATGACTGTTAATTATGGTCCTGATGCCCCAATGATCCCCGGCTTCAAAGAAGCCCTTCAGCAAATGAAAATTGGAGATAAGGCCGTGGTTTGGATTCCCAGCGAATTAGGTTATGGCCAAAGAGGCGCGGGAGGAATCATCCCTCCTAATACCGATCTCGTTTTCCGTTTGGAAATGTTAGGAACCGCTGATTCTGATTCCCAGAAAAAATAA
- the gldI gene encoding gliding motility-associated peptidyl-prolyl isomerase GldI, translated as MKFRIISILSVFLLLAACKSPEARYPVSRKSGSYIDESVARNKKIVAQEEAQIQKIMEADSSTNYESSSNGFWYYYNKKVEDSISNRTPQFGDVVTFNYSISTLDGETIYPQSDEPRQYAIDKQKLFSGLRQGLKLMKKGETVTFLFPSHKAFGYYGDKKKIGTNVPIIAEVTLYDIEKETNNKNQ; from the coding sequence ATGAAATTCAGAATAATTAGCATACTATCTGTTTTTCTGCTTTTGGCAGCTTGCAAGTCGCCAGAAGCCCGATATCCGGTGAGCAGAAAAAGCGGTTCCTATATTGATGAATCGGTTGCCCGGAATAAAAAGATCGTGGCACAGGAAGAAGCTCAGATACAAAAGATCATGGAGGCCGATTCTTCCACAAATTATGAATCTTCCAGCAATGGTTTTTGGTATTACTACAATAAAAAAGTGGAAGACAGCATTAGCAATCGCACGCCTCAATTCGGGGATGTGGTTACCTTTAATTACAGCATCTCCACACTCGACGGAGAAACCATTTATCCACAATCTGATGAACCCCGCCAATACGCGATAGACAAACAAAAGCTCTTCAGCGGGTTGCGCCAGGGGCTTAAATTGATGAAGAAGGGCGAAACGGTTACTTTTCTTTTTCCTTCCCATAAAGCCTTTGGTTATTATGGCGATAAGAAAAAAATAGGCACAAATGTTCCTATTATTGCAGAGGTAACCTTATATGATATAGAAAAAGAAACCAACAATAAAAACCAATAA
- a CDS encoding DHH family phosphoesterase, with product MIDSRIFEITAELAKAENIVIVPHKGPDGDAIGASLGLLHYFKNKGHKAKVIAPNDYPHFLKWLPGNEEVINYEQSKTEAEKLISEAEIIFTLDFNDLSRAGDMQEVLKTSKAVFVMIDHHQEPSDYAEFTYSDATMSSTCEMVYEFLHKLRADKEITPEIATCLYTGIMTDTGSFRFSSTSSDTHRAVAELIDRGAKNFEIHSRVFDTNSENKLQLLGTALQNLKVNKKFKTAYISLSQEELQRHNFKKGDTEGFVNYGLSLEGIIFAVIFIEKENEDLVKISFRSKGDFDVNQFARKHFEGGGHINAAGGKSNLSLNDTIVKFNRILPEYKEELMK from the coding sequence ATGATTGACTCCAGAATATTCGAAATAACGGCCGAGCTGGCCAAAGCTGAAAATATTGTTATTGTACCTCATAAAGGTCCTGACGGTGATGCGATAGGAGCCTCACTCGGACTTCTTCATTATTTCAAAAACAAGGGCCATAAGGCAAAGGTGATCGCTCCAAATGATTATCCGCATTTCCTTAAGTGGTTACCGGGTAATGAGGAAGTGATCAATTATGAGCAGTCTAAAACCGAAGCTGAAAAACTAATTTCGGAAGCTGAAATAATTTTTACCCTCGATTTTAATGACCTCTCGCGTGCCGGGGATATGCAGGAAGTTCTGAAAACCTCCAAAGCTGTTTTTGTGATGATCGATCATCACCAGGAACCTTCAGATTATGCTGAATTCACCTACAGCGATGCAACGATGAGCTCCACCTGTGAAATGGTCTATGAATTCCTACACAAACTTCGCGCTGATAAAGAAATCACTCCTGAAATTGCCACCTGCCTTTATACCGGCATTATGACCGATACAGGTTCTTTCCGCTTCAGCTCCACGTCCAGCGATACTCACAGGGCAGTAGCAGAACTTATTGATCGGGGAGCAAAAAATTTTGAAATTCACAGTAGGGTTTTTGATACGAACTCTGAAAATAAACTTCAGCTTTTGGGCACCGCGCTTCAAAATCTTAAAGTGAACAAGAAATTCAAAACCGCCTACATCAGCCTTTCACAGGAAGAACTGCAAAGGCATAATTTCAAAAAAGGAGATACCGAAGGTTTCGTTAATTACGGACTTTCCCTGGAAGGAATCATTTTTGCAGTGATTTTTATAGAAAAGGAAAATGAAGACCTTGTGAAGATCTCTTTCCGCTCAAAAGGTGATTTTGACGTCAACCAGTTTGCCAGGAAGCACTTTGAAGGCGGCGGACATATAAACGCGGCAGGCGGAAAAAGCAATCTTTCATTGAACGATACCATTGTGAAATTCAACAGGATCCTGCCTGAATACAAAGAGGAATTAATGAAATGA
- a CDS encoding nucleoside-diphosphate kinase encodes MAGNRTFTMIKPDAVEGGHVGAILEQITASGFRIVAMKLTQMTQRDAETFYAIHKERPFFGELVEFMTRGPIVAAILEKENAVEDFRTLIGATNPEDAAEGTIRKKYAKNVGENAVHGSDSDENAEIEGAFHFAGREIF; translated from the coding sequence ATGGCAGGAAACAGAACATTCACCATGATTAAGCCTGATGCAGTTGAAGGCGGACATGTTGGTGCGATCTTAGAACAAATCACGGCTTCAGGATTTAGAATTGTGGCAATGAAGCTTACGCAAATGACCCAAAGAGATGCTGAGACTTTTTATGCTATCCATAAAGAGCGCCCATTTTTTGGAGAATTGGTGGAATTTATGACCCGCGGCCCTATCGTTGCTGCTATTCTTGAAAAGGAAAATGCAGTTGAAGATTTCAGAACCTTAATCGGGGCTACAAATCCTGAAGATGCTGCTGAAGGGACTATCAGAAAGAAATATGCTAAAAATGTGGGTGAAAACGCTGTTCATGGAAGCGACAGTGATGAAAACGCTGAAATTGAAGGTGCTTTCCATTTTGCCGGCAGAGAAATATTCTAG
- a CDS encoding protein-L-isoaspartate(D-aspartate) O-methyltransferase — MMMTTREEMIEEQLKGRGIKNDNVLKAMKEVDRAHFVPDDVKAHAYDDSPLPIGEKQTISQPYIVAYMAERLKLTHEDTVLEIGTGCGYNAAVLSRLCRHVYSVEYIDRLVDFARENFSQTDIGNVSIKQGDGYKGWPEKAPFDAIILTAAPGYIPKPLKDQLKIGGRLLAPVGKSSQRLILLEKTGEDEFREENLLPVMFVPMKGESEK, encoded by the coding sequence ATGATGATGACTACCAGGGAAGAAATGATAGAAGAACAGCTGAAAGGACGAGGCATCAAAAATGACAATGTCCTGAAAGCGATGAAAGAAGTAGACCGGGCCCATTTTGTGCCCGATGATGTAAAGGCTCATGCCTATGATGACAGCCCTTTGCCAATTGGAGAAAAACAAACCATTAGCCAGCCGTATATTGTTGCCTATATGGCCGAAAGGCTTAAGCTAACTCATGAAGACACGGTGCTTGAAATAGGTACGGGCTGCGGATATAATGCAGCGGTGCTCTCCAGGCTTTGCCGGCATGTTTATAGCGTTGAATACATAGACAGGCTGGTAGATTTTGCCAGGGAGAATTTTTCGCAAACCGATATCGGTAACGTAAGTATAAAACAAGGTGACGGCTATAAAGGCTGGCCGGAAAAGGCTCCTTTCGATGCCATTATTCTTACTGCCGCTCCGGGTTATATTCCAAAACCGTTAAAAGATCAGTTAAAAATTGGCGGCCGATTACTGGCGCCGGTGGGCAAAAGCAGTCAGCGGCTTATCCTTTTGGAAAAAACAGGAGAAGACGAGTTCAGGGAAGAAAATCTCTTACCGGTCATGTTTGTTCCCATGAAAGGAGAATCTGAAAAATAA
- a CDS encoding DUF721 domain-containing protein, whose translation MKRRKNEEMKLSDLLKSFVDENKLEKGLNQVKIRDVWNNQMGPAIEKYTTGIKLKQDVLYVQLSSSVLREELSYGKEKIIKILNEEMGEELISKIILR comes from the coding sequence ATGAAGCGAAGAAAGAATGAAGAAATGAAACTCAGCGATCTCCTCAAGAGTTTTGTTGATGAAAATAAACTGGAAAAAGGCCTGAACCAGGTAAAAATTCGCGATGTCTGGAACAATCAAATGGGACCTGCCATTGAAAAATACACCACCGGAATTAAACTTAAACAGGATGTACTTTACGTACAGTTAAGCTCTTCGGTACTTCGCGAAGAACTCAGTTACGGGAAAGAAAAGATCATAAAGATCCTCAATGAAGAAATGGGTGAAGAACTGATATCAAAGATCATACTTCGCTGA
- a CDS encoding lipocalin family protein: protein MKKLLFIIAGFFLFSCGRQDPSEALKNINGYWQIDHVQIQKDSVIKYGFSQYIDYIKLSDSTGFRKKLEPDFSGKFRTTQNAEKIKPVIEDDKLFLHYSTPYDQWKEEVLEADEDELILKNRDGKIYYYKRYQPISLEEHEAKKE, encoded by the coding sequence TTGAAAAAGTTACTTTTTATAATTGCGGGGTTTTTCCTTTTTTCCTGCGGAAGACAGGATCCTTCAGAAGCTTTAAAAAATATAAACGGATACTGGCAAATAGACCATGTACAAATTCAGAAAGATTCTGTTATAAAATATGGTTTTAGCCAGTACATTGATTATATTAAACTCTCAGACTCCACCGGTTTTCGAAAAAAATTAGAACCCGATTTTTCAGGAAAATTCAGGACTACGCAAAATGCCGAAAAAATAAAACCGGTCATAGAAGATGATAAACTCTTCCTTCACTATTCCACTCCTTATGACCAGTGGAAAGAAGAAGTTCTGGAAGCCGATGAAGATGAGCTGATTTTAAAGAACCGCGACGGAAAGATCTATTATTATAAGAGATATCAACCCATAAGCCTTGAAGAACATGAAGCGAAGAAAGAATGA
- the recF gene encoding DNA replication/repair protein RecF (All proteins in this family for which functions are known are DNA-binding proteins that assist the filamentation of RecA onto DNA for the initiation of recombination or recombinational repair.), whose amino-acid sequence MHLRHLHLLNYKNLNAADFDFDEKINCIVGNNGVGKTNVLDSIYHLSFGKSYFNPVTSQNINHEADFFVVEGEFVKNDHPEQILVSAKKGQKKIIKRNNKAYDKVSDHIGFIPTVIISPADRDLIIEGSETRRKFMDGVISQSDQVYLKKLLQYTKTVSQRNSLLKYFAANNTFDRDTLEIYNAQMHSLGTELFQKRQEFLEEFIPIFNKRYSDITNDKEYVELIYKSQLFDADLAELLTENLQKDMALQYTSVGIHKDDLSFEIEGHPIKKFGSQGQQKSFLVALKLAQFDFIKEISKVNPILLLDDIFDKLDENRVAHIVALVATNELGQIFISDTHAERTEKVVKSSNQTYKIFKL is encoded by the coding sequence ATGCATTTAAGACATCTTCATCTTTTAAATTACAAAAATCTTAATGCGGCCGATTTTGATTTTGATGAAAAGATCAACTGCATTGTTGGAAATAATGGCGTGGGAAAAACCAATGTTCTCGATAGCATTTATCACCTTTCTTTCGGAAAAAGTTACTTCAACCCTGTTACCTCCCAGAATATTAACCATGAAGCCGATTTCTTCGTAGTAGAAGGAGAATTTGTTAAAAATGATCATCCCGAACAGATACTGGTTAGCGCCAAAAAAGGACAGAAGAAAATCATTAAAAGAAATAACAAGGCTTATGACAAGGTAAGCGATCATATAGGGTTTATTCCTACCGTTATTATTTCTCCCGCCGACCGTGACCTTATTATTGAAGGTTCTGAAACCCGACGTAAATTTATGGATGGCGTAATTTCACAAAGTGACCAGGTGTACCTCAAAAAGCTGTTACAATACACCAAAACGGTCTCGCAAAGAAATTCTTTGCTGAAATATTTTGCCGCTAATAACACTTTCGACAGGGATACTTTGGAAATCTATAATGCCCAGATGCATAGTCTTGGAACTGAGCTTTTTCAGAAAAGGCAGGAATTTCTCGAAGAATTTATTCCTATTTTCAATAAGCGATATTCTGATATTACCAACGATAAAGAGTATGTGGAGCTCATTTATAAGAGTCAGTTGTTCGATGCGGACCTGGCGGAATTATTAACCGAAAATCTGCAAAAAGACATGGCCCTGCAGTATACCTCGGTGGGAATTCATAAAGATGATTTGAGTTTTGAGATCGAAGGCCATCCCATTAAGAAATTTGGTTCCCAGGGACAGCAGAAATCCTTTCTCGTGGCACTGAAGCTGGCGCAATTCGACTTTATAAAGGAAATCAGCAAGGTAAATCCTATTCTTCTGCTGGACGATATTTTTGATAAACTGGATGAAAATCGCGTGGCTCATATTGTCGCCCTGGTGGCTACCAATGAACTCGGCCAGATCTTTATAAGTGACACCCATGCCGAACGTACCGAGAAAGTGGTGAAAAGCAGCAATCAAACCTATAAAATCTTCAAGCTTTGA
- a CDS encoding tetratricopeptide repeat protein, whose translation MATYKKRGYKPSNKKDRDNSAEEESTTAEVFNSLDEGAGKFETWVAENQKYIYVILGIAVVAVIGYIGYTRFIHAPKQQEAANEMAKAESYMASALRATGAQSDSLYNLALNGGEGKYGFLDIIDNYGGTDAANLAHYNAGFAYLRTGKYKEAIDQLEDFSSDDEIMGPLATGGIGDAFLQLEQPEEALGYYEKAANMASNSFTTPRFLLKAAITALQLNQNDKAEEYLTRIEDEYPDSPEAEKVPVYLGQANS comes from the coding sequence ATGGCCACGTATAAGAAAAGAGGGTATAAGCCTTCAAATAAGAAGGATCGAGATAATTCGGCTGAAGAAGAGTCAACAACAGCTGAGGTTTTTAATAGCCTTGACGAAGGAGCAGGTAAGTTTGAAACCTGGGTAGCCGAGAATCAAAAATATATCTACGTGATCCTGGGAATCGCCGTTGTTGCCGTGATTGGATATATTGGTTACACCCGGTTCATTCATGCGCCAAAGCAACAGGAAGCTGCTAACGAAATGGCAAAAGCCGAAAGCTATATGGCATCAGCATTGAGAGCAACCGGAGCCCAGAGTGATTCCTTATATAATCTGGCACTTAATGGTGGGGAAGGCAAGTATGGTTTTCTCGATATTATTGATAATTATGGAGGTACCGATGCGGCCAATCTTGCTCATTACAACGCGGGATTTGCTTATTTACGTACCGGAAAATATAAAGAAGCCATCGATCAGCTTGAAGATTTTTCAAGCGATGATGAAATAATGGGACCTTTGGCCACAGGAGGGATTGGTGATGCCTTCTTACAACTTGAACAACCGGAAGAAGCCCTGGGATATTATGAAAAGGCCGCGAATATGGCTTCTAATTCATTTACCACCCCAAGATTTCTTTTGAAAGCTGCGATCACTGCGCTTCAGTTGAATCAAAATGATAAAGCTGAAGAATATCTTACCAGGATCGAGGATGAATATCCCGATTCTCCCGAAGCCGAAAAAGTCCCTGTTTACCTGGGACAGGCGAATAGCTAG
- the ribH gene encoding 6,7-dimethyl-8-ribityllumazine synthase, with product MATEGKNLSEYDKNAIPNAKDFRFGIVVSEWNDEITEGLFQGAFDAFRENGVLKENIVRWNVPGSFELIYACKKMQETFEMLDAIIAVGSVIQGETKHFDFVCEGVTQGIKDLNVQGDIPVIFCVLTDNNIEQSRARSGGKHGNKGTEAAVAAIKMAQLRKDAEFYKG from the coding sequence ATGGCTACAGAAGGTAAAAACCTTTCAGAATACGATAAAAATGCAATCCCAAACGCGAAAGACTTTCGGTTTGGGATTGTTGTTTCAGAATGGAACGATGAAATTACCGAAGGACTATTCCAGGGAGCTTTTGATGCCTTCAGGGAAAACGGAGTTTTAAAGGAAAATATCGTGCGCTGGAACGTGCCGGGAAGTTTTGAACTTATCTATGCCTGTAAGAAAATGCAGGAAACCTTTGAGATGCTCGATGCCATTATTGCAGTTGGCAGTGTGATACAGGGAGAGACAAAGCATTTCGATTTTGTTTGTGAAGGAGTCACTCAGGGAATCAAAGACCTGAATGTTCAGGGAGATATTCCGGTGATCTTTTGCGTGCTTACCGATAACAATATTGAACAATCACGTGCCCGCAGCGGTGGCAAACACGGCAACAAGGGAACTGAAGCGGCGGTCGCCGCGATTAAAATGGCGCAATTACGAAAAGACGCTGAATTCTACAAAGGATAA